The Pan paniscus chromosome 1, NHGRI_mPanPan1-v2.0_pri, whole genome shotgun sequence genome has a segment encoding these proteins:
- the CCDC163 gene encoding transmembrane protein CCDC163 isoform X3, giving the protein MNTSLSWLEQLDVLLNATDGNVVRNKQWLYPLGVSTELIGLCICFFCSSGCILLGSPPQNSTAVTPTVLWEDSEIMQKELKLLQYQLRSPFMFSNLSCLCPLPSPCLFLHPALNSVFWTVTLAENFYGSQIPRGAPFLTWSPASFSSMPRVLSKRTYSFGAPKCS; this is encoded by the exons ATGAATACGAGCCTCAGCTGGTTGGAGCAGCTGGATGTGCTTCTCAACGCTACTGATGGAAATGTGGTCCGGAATAAG CAGTGGCTGTATCCTCTTGGGGTCTCCACAGAGCTCATTGGCCTGTGCATCTGTTTCTTCTGTAGCAGTGGCTGTATCCTCCTGGGGTCTCCACCGCAG AATAGCACTGCTGTCACTCCTACAGTGCTGTGGGAGGACTCAGAGATTATGCAGAAGGAATTGAAGTTGCTGCAGTACCAGTTGA GATCTCCATTCATGTTTTCCAATCTAAGCTGCCTCTGCCCACTACCTTCACCATGTCTGTTTCTTCATCCAGCTCTTAATTCAGTCTTCTGGACAGTAACACTAGCTGAGAACTTTTATGGAAGCCAG aTCCCCAGAGGAGCACCCTTTCTAACCTGGAGCCCAGCATCTTTCAGCTCCATGCCCAGAGTCTTAAGCAAGAGGACCTATTCCTTTGGGGCCCCaaaatgctcctga
- the CCDC163 gene encoding transmembrane protein CCDC163 isoform X1 — protein MNTSLSWLEQLDVLLNATDGNVVRNKQWLYPLGVSTELIGLCICFFCSSGCILLGSPPQNSTAVTPTVLWEDSEIMQKELKLLQYQLSQHQELLLKQLAEGRQAQVGSWKIPRGAPFLTWSPASFSSMPRVLSKRTYSFGAPKCS, from the exons ATGAATACGAGCCTCAGCTGGTTGGAGCAGCTGGATGTGCTTCTCAACGCTACTGATGGAAATGTGGTCCGGAATAAG CAGTGGCTGTATCCTCTTGGGGTCTCCACAGAGCTCATTGGCCTGTGCATCTGTTTCTTCTGTAGCAGTGGCTGTATCCTCCTGGGGTCTCCACCGCAG AATAGCACTGCTGTCACTCCTACAGTGCTGTGGGAGGACTCAGAGATTATGCAGAAGGAATTGAAGTTGCTGCAGTACCAGTTGA GCCAGCACCAGGAGCTGCTGCTGAAACAGCTGGCTGAGGGACGACAGGCTCAGGTTGGCAGTTGGAAG aTCCCCAGAGGAGCACCCTTTCTAACCTGGAGCCCAGCATCTTTCAGCTCCATGCCCAGAGTCTTAAGCAAGAGGACCTATTCCTTTGGGGCCCCaaaatgctcctga
- the CCDC163 gene encoding transmembrane protein CCDC163 isoform X2 has translation MNTSLSWLEQLDVLLNATDGNVVRNKQWLYPLGVSTELIGLCICFFCSSGCILLGSPPQNSTAVTPTVLWEDSEIMQKELKLLQYQLSQHQELLLKQLAEGRQAQVGSWKDLHSCFPI, from the exons ATGAATACGAGCCTCAGCTGGTTGGAGCAGCTGGATGTGCTTCTCAACGCTACTGATGGAAATGTGGTCCGGAATAAG CAGTGGCTGTATCCTCTTGGGGTCTCCACAGAGCTCATTGGCCTGTGCATCTGTTTCTTCTGTAGCAGTGGCTGTATCCTCCTGGGGTCTCCACCGCAG AATAGCACTGCTGTCACTCCTACAGTGCTGTGGGAGGACTCAGAGATTATGCAGAAGGAATTGAAGTTGCTGCAGTACCAGTTGA GCCAGCACCAGGAGCTGCTGCTGAAACAGCTGGCTGAGGGACGACAGGCTCAGGTTGGCAGTTGGAAG GATCTCCATTCATGTTTTCCAATCTAA